Below is a genomic region from Spirosoma radiotolerans.
ACCAGCGGCCCGGCGGTGAACGGCACCAATGAAGGCATCAAGCCCTCCGCCAACCATACCCATTCGCAATTTTCTATGCATTGGTATTGATGTTGAGAGTAAACACGTTAGAAAAGAGGGTTACGGGGGTTGGTTTACTGTACCCGGTTAAGGGTTTATGGTTTACCGTCTGTGGTTTACGGTAGACTGACGCATGTGTATTGCTGACGCGTCAGCCCACGTAAACCACAGACAGTAAACCATAAACCACTAACTACAGGTCGTAACCCTTTTTTTACGGCCGAAAATTAGTTGTTTTCTCTTATTTTTCGGAAATTTTGCACAAAAACGATCCCCGGGTGGGGAGTTTATGGAATCTACTGTCTTTTAATTTTTTAATTAACTCTGTCGCTAAACCACTTAAATCCCTCTTGCAGAAATGAACCTAACCATTAATCGTTCGCGGCTGTTCAACGCCAGTTGCTTTTCGCTTATCACCACCGCCATGGCTTTTGCCATCCGGGCTGGTGTCCTCACCCAGCTGGGTAAGGAGTTCAATCTGACAGCCGAACAGCTAGGCTATGTCAACGCTATGGCTTTTCTGGGTTTCCCAATTGCTATGATTTTTGGCGGTCCGCTCTACAACGTAATTGGTCCCAAACGCATCGTATGGGTGGCTTTTGCTACACACATACTGGGTTTGGTAATGACCATTTTCGCGGGTGGCTACTGGACATTGCTCTTGTCGACTTTCTTCGTCGGATTTGGCAACGGTACGGTAGAGGCTGCCTGTAACCCCATGATTGCTGATATGTATGACGGAAATGTGAAGATCAAAATGCTTAGCCGCTTCCACATGTGGTTCCCGGGCGGCATTGTGATCGGAACGCTTGTATCGAAATTTATGACCGATGCTGGCTTAGGCTGGCAATTGCAGATCGGAGCCATTCTGATTCCGGCTGTAATTTACGCTTTCATGTTTTTGGGTCAACAGTTTCCGGCTAGTAAAGTAGAAGGCGCTGCCTCTACCGGCGAAAACCTGAGAGCCATGGTTTCTCCCCTTTATCTGTTCATGCTGGCCTGCATGGCGCTGACCGCTATTTCGGAGTTCGGCCCTGAGCAGTGGGTTGGTCCAATTTTGGGAAAAGCAGGTGCTAGTCCAATGCTTATTCTGGCCCTGGTAACGGGGCTGATGGCCGTCGGTCGTTACTTTGCCGGACCCGTTGTGCATAACCTCAATCCGACCGGTGTATTGCTCGGTTCCGCTATTTTTGCTTCCCTGGGCGTTTATCTGATGAGCACCGCCACTGGTCCAATGGTGTATGTATCGGCGGTCGTTTTCGCCATTGGCGTTTGTTATTTCTGGCCGACCATGATCGGTTTTGTTGCCGAATACATCCCTCGCGCGGGTGCCTTCGGTATGTCGATCATGGGTGGTATGGGCATGTTTGCAAGCTCTATTTTCCAGCCAATCATTGGCAACTGGCTCGATGAAGAGACAGCAGCGGCTAAGGGGCGGGGTCTTACGGGCGATGCTATTGAGTTGGCAGCCGGACAGGCAACGCTGGCACACATGGTTATTTTCCCACTAATTCTCATCCTCGCGTTTGGTGGCTTGTACTTCTTCATGCGCAACCGGAAGCCAGGTCACGTAGATGAAACGGTTATCCTGGAACAGCCTCAGCTGTAAGTTATCGAATCAAATAATCTATTAACAGAAAGGCCTGGAATGAAATCATTTCAGGCCTTTCCGTTAACTAAACAATTAAAAGTCAGTTAATTATGCCGTAGTTGTTAAACGTATCGCTTACTTTATTGTCTGTCAGGCAATTTCCTGACCTAACGTTCAATTAATAAGGCGGTGGCACTACTCGATGCGTACACAACGCCCCTGACAACGGCTCAGGTCGGTCATCTTCTTCGGCGGGCCACTTTCGGTCCTACCCCCGAGCAACTAAAGACGCTTACCGGACAAACGGCCGCGCAGATCGTTACGACTCTGCTGGCCGATCAGCCAACGCCCGCTCCTCCGCTCGATCTGACCACGAGCAAGACATTTCATGATCAGCCATTCGATATGGCCAACGCCGGTAAACTGAGTGCATATGTCAAAATGTGGTGGGCTAATCTGATGCTTAATCAGCCGGTATCGGTACTCGAAAAGATGACCCTGTTCTGGTCCAACCACTTTGTCACCAATACCACAACCGTTAATGATTATCGGTATATGTATCGGTACAACGCATTGCTCCGGCAATTTGCATTGGGCAATTTCAAGGCGTTTGCCGTTGCCATTACCCAGGACCCGGCCATGTTACGGTTTCTGAATGGAAACCAGAATCTGGTAGGTACGGCCAACGAGAACTACGCCCGCGAGCTTCAGGAACTCTTTACGATCGGACGCAACGGCGGCTATACCGAAGACGATGTTAAAGCGGCTGCCAGAGTCCTGACTGGCTGGGTGGATGCGGGGTACCGCGATGCAACCAATGCCACCATCAGCAGTTCATTCAAAGCCAGCCGACACGACACAACCGACAAAACTTTCTCGGCTACCTACCAGAATACGGTGATCAAAGGGCGGTCGGGGGCTACAGCGGGCCTTGACGAATTAAATGACTTGCTCGACATGATTCTCAAAAATGTTGAAACACCCCGTTACATCTGCCGAAAACTGTATCGCTGGTTTATCAACGCCGACATTCCGGCCACGGTCGAAACGAATTTCATTCAGCCGCTGGCCGATCTGTTCCGGAAAAACAATTTTGATATAAAGCCGGTCATGAGCGCTATTTTGCAGAGCCAGCACTTTTTCGATGACGCCTTGCGGGGCGCCATCATCAAATCACCTACCGACCTGGTTATTGGCACATTCCGATTTTGGGGCTTACAAGCGCCCGCCCCGACCCAGAATATAACTGGATTCTACCAGATCGGAAATTATATACATGCCCGCCTTGTGGAAGAGCAACAGGATTTACTGAATCCGCCCACAGTGTTTGGCTGGACAGCCTATTACCAAACGGGTTATTATCAGCAGTGGATTAACTCAACGACGCTCGGTCTGAGGGGTTACTTCGGTGACTCACTCACCACCAATGCTCTGAAATTAAACGGAAGACCCGTTATTGACGTTTTGGCGTACGCCAAAACGCTTTCCAACCCTAGCGATGCCGCTAAGCTGGTAAATGACCTGACAACGCAACTGCTGGCCCTCTCCCTCGACCAGACGCAGAAAGATTTTCTGACGGACACCATCCTGCTGAATACCATTCCCCGGTATGAATGGACCAGCGAATGGAATGATTACATCAGCGCGCCGGCCGATACCGCCAAAAAGCAGGCGGTTCAGCTAAAACTGACGGCTTTTCTGCAATATATTTTCCGCATGGCGGAGTATCAGGTAAACTAATCAAAGAGCGAAAGAGTGAATGAGCGAAAGAGCGGCCCACCGAAGCAGAGAATGGGTTGACGAAAGCTATTTATCCCTCTTTTACTTCAGCGGACCGCTCTTTCGCTCATTCACTCTTTTACTCTTTACCCAATGAAACGTCGTCACTTTCTCCAGCATGCAGCCTCGTCGCTCATCTTACCGGTTCTCATCGACGGTTTCGGGGCGAAGGCGTTTGCGCGTCCGTCGTCGTTTGTGCAATCGCTCATAAACTTGGCAGATCAAACCGACCGGGTGCTGGTGATTATCCAGTTGCAGGGCGGCAATGACGGGTTGAACATGGTGATTCCGCTCGATCAGATGGGCGTGTACACGGCACCAAACTTCCGGGGGAATATTGCCATCCCCGAAGCAAAAGCGCTCCGACTTAAAAACTTCTCCCAAACGGGCCTGCACCCGGCTATGACCGGTATGCAGCAACTGTTCAATGACGGAAAGTTGAGTATCATACAGGGCGTATCGTATCCAACGCCCAACTTCTCTCACTTCAGAGCCAGCGATATCTGGATGACCGCCGTTGATTCCACCCAAACAGCCGCATCAGGCTGGGCAGGCCGCTACCTCGACAAGCAATATCCCGGCTTCCCGGATAGTTATCCAACAGCGAAAATGCCCGATCCGCCAGCTATTCAGATTGGCTACGTGACGGCAACCTCGCTGCTCGGTCCGACCGATTCCATGGCCATTGTCTTGCAAGACCCTGATACCTTTGCCCGACTGGTAGGCGATACACCCAAAAACCCGCTTGCGAGTCAATCAGGGTATGCGGGCCAGCAGATTGATTACATTCGGCAGCAACAGGCTAGTTCAGTCAGTTATGCCAGTCAGATCAAAACGGCCGCCGGAAAGGGGAAAAATCTGGCAGCTTATCCGGCAACGAACTCGCTGGCAGCACAACTGAAAATCATTGCCCGGCTTATGAGTGGTGGCTTACAAACGAAGGTTTATTATGTAACGCTGGGCGGCTTCGATAACCACGCCAATCAGGTAGATGCCACAGACACCACAACTGGTACACACGCGAACTTATTACGGACGCTGTCAGACGCTGTGCTGGCTTTCCAGACCGATCTGGCCCAATTGAAACTGGAAGACCGGGTGGTGGGCATGACGTTTTCAGAGTTTGGCCGACGGGCTATTTCCAATGGCAGTCGCGGTACGGACCACGGCACCTCGGCGCCCATGTTTGTCTTTGGAACGGCCATTAAATCCCCGATGGTGGGCAAAAATCCGAACCTCAGCGACCTGGACAATAACAACCTGAAAATGCAGACCGATTTCAGGCAAGTATACGCAGCTATTCTGACGGACTGGTTTGGCACCGATGCCAGTACCGAAACGGCCGCCATCCTTCGGGATTTCCCGGTGGCTCCTGTCTTCAGGGCTCCGCAGGTCGTTACGGCCATTGACCCGACAGAAACGGCTACGAGGCTCTATCCCAATCCGGCATCGGGCGAGGTAGTTCTTGAATCAGACTGGCTAATGAAAGGCCTGAAATCGGCACAGGTTTCTGATATGCAGGGACGCCTGATGCCATTGAACCCGGTACAGTCAACGCCGGGTTCCGTTCGATTTAATGTGGGCAATCTGCCCGTTGGCAATTACGTATTACAGGTAGAGACCGGGCAGGGCTTGTTAACGAAGCGAATATCGGTGGTCCGGTACTAATTATTCCTTACCTTGTTTGCGTTAATTTAATTGAGCCGATGGCCCCTCTTACGCGTAAGCAACACCTTTATGCCCGGCTCATTGTGGTGCCGATCGCTGCTTTTGTCGCATCGCACCTCGTATTTTACCGCCGTTTTCCATCAGAAATCAATTATCAATTCCCGTGGCCCTATTTCCTGACCGTAGCGACCGTCATGTTAAGCTGTTGGGAATCAAATCTGGCTGTTTTCCGGCGACTGGATCAGCAACTACCTTTCTATAAAAATCCGTCCAGGCGGATTCGGCGACAAATCCTTTTTGGTGGCCTGGCTACAATGGCCACATTTTCGGTCGTATTTCCGCTGGCGATTAGATTGTACAGTGGCGCCTGGCCTTTATACCCGACTATCATTTCGGGCATATTTGTTTGTGCGACCATTGCCACCGTGGTAAATGGAGCGTATGTTGGCCTGTACCTTATCCAGACTATCTACCTCGAAAAGCAACAGACTACTCAGGAACTCAATAGCCAACTGAAACAACTCCCACCCGTAAATTCATCGGAAATGATTCCTGTTGAGGCTGTGAACGGCCAGTGGCGCCTACGCCCCGATGAGATTGCGTATTTCTATTCTACAGGAGGACTGGTACTACTCATCAAGTCTGATGGGCAGCAACTAACAACCGCCTATACCTCTTTTACAAAGTTGGGAGATCTGTTGTCAGATGCGCCTTTTTTTCAACTCAACCGGCAATTTATTGTCAACCTGAACGCCATTCGGTTTGTACAGGATGACGTCAATCAAAAGCTTTTGGTGGGCCTTACCCCGGCCTTGCACAGAAACGATCCCCACGAACAGGTTATCGTGAGTCGTTATCGGAGTGTCCAGTTCAAAAAGTGGTTTCGGCAAATCGAAGTAGCCTGACCATTCATGCCCGTATTGGCTACCTTTCGTTGATTATACCGCTTGCACGGTCGTAGAGGCCACTTTATCTGTGTTTCCTTTGCATATCGGGCTGTTAGCCCTGCATAAACATATCGGAAACCATGCAACCAAATCTAGTATATCTGTTCACAAAGCCTCCCCTCTGGCTGGCTGTTTTCTTCGCCCTGACAACGGCTTTGACGCTGTTTTCTTTCCTGATGGCCGTTCGGCAGTCTATGCCCAAACGCACCTTGCCCCTATTGGCTGGCTTACTCATCTGGTTGCTTTTGTTGGGTCTTTTGGCTAGTCAGGACCTTTTTCTAAACCTGAATGCGAAGCCACCCCGTCTGCCCCTGGCGGTGGTACTCCCGCTTCTGTTGATTATACTTTTATTCGTTTCGCGGGGCGGACGTCGGTTTCTGGATGCGTTATCACTCCCGGCAATTACTTATCTAAACACCGTTCGTGTGCTGGTTGAGATCACACTTTATGGCTTATTTATTCACCATCAAGTTCCGGAGTTGATCACATTCGAAGGGCGTAATTTTGACATTATAGCCGGTCTGACGGCACCGATAATAGCTTACTTTTCGTTCAATCGGCCTGTCTTGTCAACTCGATGGCTTTTCCTCTGGAACGTGCTGGCTTTGTTGCTTCTGACCAATGTTGTTACGCACGCAATCTTATCGACACCATTGCCTTTTCAACAATTTGCCTTTGAGCAGCCTAACGTCGCTATTCTAAAATTTCCTTATATCTGGTTACCCGGTTTTGTGGTTCCAACTGTGCTGTTAGGACATTTAGTAGCTATCCGGCGACTGCTCATTTCTCAACCGTGACCAATCAATAGCTAACTAAAAAGCGCCGGTTGATCAGGCAATCGCCGAAGGGGCTGTGCCAGCGGATTTATTGATTTTCCCAAATCGGTTCTGGCTATCATAAGCCAGTCCAAGACCAACGCTGGAGAGCTTGTTCTCGTCGGCAATAGCAGCATTCGGAAAGAGTTGCCTGAAAGCAACCTGGATCGAATGCACTTCGGTAGAGCCACCCGTGAGAATGACCAGATCGATCGCTTCGCGCCGAACGCCCGCATCCTGAAGACACTGCCGGGCGGAAGCGGCTATTTTTTCAACTTCCTCCTCAATCGCCTTTTCAAACAGGTCACGTTTTATCAATATGGAGAAATCGTCCTCGATAAAATCGAAGGCCGCTTTGTGCTCGTACTCGTCGGTAAGGGCGATTTTTGTCTCTTCAGAAGCGGCTAAAAGCGTGTGTCCAGTTTCGTGTTCAAGCACATGCAGCAACCGACCGTAGCGCTTTTTATCGTGCGATTCGTGAAGCAACTGCCGGGTTTGCATGATCAACTTTGGTGTATAGAGAAAGTTGACCTTACTCCATTCAGCCAGATCGTGATACTGCTTTAAAGGAACTTCAAGATTTTTAGCCCCATACGTACTCCGGTAACCCAGCTCAGGCATGATGGCCGCCAGACTCAACTCTTTGTCGAAATCATTGCCGCCAATCCGAACACCCGTACTGGCCAAAATATCCGATGATCGGTCTGCTTTGTGGATGGAATTTTTCGATAGCCTGATCACCGTAAAATCCGAGGTTCCTCCGCCCAGATCAACAACGATTGCTAGTTTATCTTCGGTTAACTTGGCTTCATGGGCAAAAGCCGCAGCAATCGGCTCAAATTGGAACTCGATATGCTTGAAGCCGATGCGCTGGGCAATGGCCCTTAACTCATCTTGCGCCCGACTATCGGCAGCCGGGTCATTATCGACAAAGTGAACGGGCCGACCCATTACCACCTGCTCGATTTCCTGACCAGCAGCCGCGTCGGCTTTATCTTTCAACTGCTTGATAAACGAGGCTATGATTGTCGGGAAATTCATTGAAGCGCCATTCACCACGGTTCCCTGCTTCATCAGGCTGGTTCCCAACACCCGCTTTAAACTGCGCATAAACCGCCCCGGTTGCCGATCCAGGAACATGTTGACGGCTGTCCTGCCATAAAATGCCCTGTTATCGATACTCCGGAAAAAGATAGCGCTGGGTATCGTTACATGCGCCTGCTCAACCGGAACCAGACCGATTTCGCCATTATTGTCGATGGCTATACTTGAATTTGATGTACCAAAATCTATACCGCAGGAGATTGTCGTCATTTCCGTCTGTTTCAGCTATCATCGTGCAAACACCCGGCTGTGACAGGGAAATTAGTGAAACTGAACCAGCGATGCACGACCTTTCGTAAATAAAAGGGCGCAAATCTACCTTTAAAATGTGATTTTGGGATAGAATCCTTACTGGAGTGTTTGAGCTTTCGGTAAAATCCGATTTATCTTTCTTAGTAGGTCCGTTTCTTAAAACGGACCTGATGAGGTTTCTCAAAACCGAACGGTTCGTATGATTCGGTTTTGAGAAACCCCGTTGGGCAGGTTTGAGAGCCTGCCTTCACTACCTCAAACAGCCTACAACCCGTTACTTCTTTAGCTTCTTGAAATCGTCCAGTGTGCCGGTAACGGTGGAGGCAAAGGTGCTATTGGCGAACGACGAATTGCCCTTCTTGTCAATAATTTTGCAACGAAACTTAACCGAATAGGGCGTGTCTTTCTTATCGAACAACATCTTGGGCAACACACTCAGCGTTTTACCCGGATGCGCCGTTACCGGAAAAACGACGGGCGTTGTGGCCTGTGCTTTGATCAGAATTGGCTCAGGCTGGGCTCCATCAGCGATTTCTTTTCCATCAATAACCACCGTGTAGCGCGTGTCAGTGATGTTGAAGGGCATCTTATTCTTATTCGTAATGCTCACTTTGGCTGCCACATCCGTTCGTTTAAGGCCGAGTTTTCCAAAGTCGATGTCATCGATTTTGACCTTTGGCAGATACAGCGTTGGCAATCGTTTATCCACCGTCGTTACGAACGTTTTCTGCCCCAGAATGGGTACATCCAGCGCGAACTTTGCCTGCATTTTATAATTGGTGCTATCGATATCTTTTCGGTCGAGCGTTTCGAGCACCTTGATCATTTTTTTATACACGAGCTTGGCAGGCAGTACAACCAGTGTACTATCCCCCGATTTTATGTGAATCGGCTTTTTATAGGCATCGACCATCACGGGGGTGTTGGCGATGTAAAACGTATAATCCAGTTTAGGGGATTTGAAACCAACCGGCAATGGATTATCGATCAGCATGTACAGGTTCATCCGGATGGTATCTTCACTAATGTCTGTAATCGCGAATCGGCTCATTTCCAGACGTGGCTTCATCGTATTATCGTACGGTTTGCCGGTACTTGTCTGCTTCTCCTTGATATTTCTGTACCAGATATAGGCTCCTATGCCGCCAATGAGCAACAGCACGAGCACAACTAACCCTCCCTTTTTCATAACGCATTGTTGGTTAATAAGAAAGAGCAACTGCTGGGTTAGCGTCGGTGTTCAGCTTTTGAGCAGGTTATTAGGTAATGTATCCCTGCCGAATGGGTTAAACTTTTTAGCGGCATGCAGGTCTTATACACACAACTCATTCGTTAAACTACCATGCGAACTGCTTTGCTTGGCGTGCTGCTTCTGACTGCTGCCTGTCGCCGTCCGTCTACCCAATTTGCGTCTATGCTGACACCAGCTAATCAAGTAAACATTACGGATTATAGCCAGCAATTAAAAGCAGGCGACGATCTCCTCGCGCTAGGCAATAATCCGGCCTGGTCATTGACCATCAACTCCTCGAAGAACTTCCTGCGGTTTAAAGGGCAAAACGGCGATAGCCTCACAACCCCGGCTCCTGAGCGCCAACCCGACTCCGACGGCGTTTTTCGGTACAGCACCGGTACTGAATCGAACCGGATCAACATCGTATTCCGCCCCGATAGCTGTGTGGACAAATTATCTGGGCAACGTTATGATTATCGGGTCGAAGTCGATTTCCGGGGTAAAAACTACGTAGGCTGCGGTGCTTCTCTCCGGCAACTTGCTTTACTAAGCGACATTTGGGTGCTCACCGACCTGCAGGGCACGCCAATAGTTGCCGGTGGTCCCCGAAAAGAAGCACCCCGTTTGGAGATTTCCCTCTCCGAAGGCCGGGTTACGGGCACAACCGGCTGCAACCGACTTAATGGAACCATCAAGGCCGACACACGCCAGATTCTGTTTGGCCCTTTAGCCACGACGAGAATGGCCTGCGACAGCAATGTTGCTCAGCTTGAGCGTAAATTCCTGAACCAACTAACGAATCCCCTGACCTATCGAATTGGCGAAAGTCAGTTAACTTTCCTCTCGAAAGGGAAATCGGTTATGATATTTAAAAAAGTAGATTAACCCGGAATTACCCTTTATTTTAAGCGAACGGCTACACGATAGCGTTCGCTTTTTGTTTACATTTGTTTCTCAGTAAAAGTCAATCGAATCATTAAATAAGTTAACCTTTCGATTCTCTTTACCGGTCTACCCAAGCAATCTGCATAAATTGAAAAACTCTATGAAAATCCTACGGCTTCCCGCCCGCGCCTTGTTGCTGGCGGGCGCGCTGGCAACGGCTGTGCCAGGCATAATGACGCCTGCCGAAGCCCAAACGGCGGCCAAACGTGTGGCTAGCAAATCGACAATGGCGTCGGCTCCAAATTCCGTTGCCCTGAATCGGGTACTGGTCTTTTCCAGAACCAAAGGTTATCGTCATGCCTCTATTCCGGTTGGAAAACTGGCGATCATGAAACTCGGCAAAGAGAACAATTTCGCTGTCGATACGACCGAAGATGCCTCGAAATTTACCGAAGCCAATCTTAAGCAATACAGCGCGGTAATCTGGCTCAGCACCACCGGCGATGTGCTCGACGATGCGCAGCAGGCTGCTTTTGAGCGGTACATTCAGGCGGGCGGTGGCTACGTAGGTATTCACGCAGCGGCCGATACCGAATACGACTGGCCCTGGTATAATAAACTGGCCGGAGCCTGGTTCCTCAATCACCCCAAGCAGCAGAACGCTGAAATTGAAATTGTCGACAAAAATCACCCGTCGACCAAGATGTTGCCCGACCGCTGGAAACGCTGGGACGAGTGGTACAGCTATAAGAACATTCAGCCTGACCTTAAAGTCCTGGGCAAACTGGATGAGAAAACCTATGAAGGCGGCAAAAACGGCGATAATCACCCCTTCATCTGGCATCATGATTTTGAGGGTGGCAAGGCGTTCTATACAGGTGGTGGCCACACCGACGAGTCTTACAGCGATCCGCTGTTTTTGCAGCATATTCTGGGTGGTATCAAATCCGTTATGGCAACTAGTCTGAAATTCGGTCAGGCCAAAACGCAGCCTTTTCCTGAAGAAAACCGCTTCGAACGGCAAGTTCTGACCGCTAACCTAGACGAACCCACGGAGCTTGTCGTGCTTGACAACGGTAAAGTACTTTTCGCTGAGCGGAAAGGTGCGCTGAAACTGTATAATCCTAAAACGAAGTCGGTGAAGGTCGTTGCCAATTTTCCGGTATTCACCAAGTTTGAATACGGTCTGATGGGCCTGAATGTTGATCCAAACTTCAAACAGAACAAATGGGTATATGCCTACTATTCGCCTATAACGGGTAAGACCGTAGCGGATACCGCTCAGCACCTGTCGCGTTTTGTGTATGACGATGTTAAGGAT
It encodes:
- a CDS encoding META domain-containing protein, which translates into the protein MRTALLGVLLLTAACRRPSTQFASMLTPANQVNITDYSQQLKAGDDLLALGNNPAWSLTINSSKNFLRFKGQNGDSLTTPAPERQPDSDGVFRYSTGTESNRINIVFRPDSCVDKLSGQRYDYRVEVDFRGKNYVGCGASLRQLALLSDIWVLTDLQGTPIVAGGPRKEAPRLEISLSEGRVTGTTGCNRLNGTIKADTRQILFGPLATTRMACDSNVAQLERKFLNQLTNPLTYRIGESQLTFLSKGKSVMIFKKVD
- a CDS encoding LytR/AlgR family response regulator transcription factor — protein: MAPLTRKQHLYARLIVVPIAAFVASHLVFYRRFPSEINYQFPWPYFLTVATVMLSCWESNLAVFRRLDQQLPFYKNPSRRIRRQILFGGLATMATFSVVFPLAIRLYSGAWPLYPTIISGIFVCATIATVVNGAYVGLYLIQTIYLEKQQTTQELNSQLKQLPPVNSSEMIPVEAVNGQWRLRPDEIAYFYSTGGLVLLIKSDGQQLTTAYTSFTKLGDLLSDAPFFQLNRQFIVNLNAIRFVQDDVNQKLLVGLTPALHRNDPHEQVIVSRYRSVQFKKWFRQIEVA
- a CDS encoding LEA type 2 family protein, which codes for MKKGGLVVLVLLLIGGIGAYIWYRNIKEKQTSTGKPYDNTMKPRLEMSRFAITDISEDTIRMNLYMLIDNPLPVGFKSPKLDYTFYIANTPVMVDAYKKPIHIKSGDSTLVVLPAKLVYKKMIKVLETLDRKDIDSTNYKMQAKFALDVPILGQKTFVTTVDKRLPTLYLPKVKIDDIDFGKLGLKRTDVAAKVSITNKNKMPFNITDTRYTVVIDGKEIADGAQPEPILIKAQATTPVVFPVTAHPGKTLSVLPKMLFDKKDTPYSVKFRCKIIDKKGNSSFANSTFASTVTGTLDDFKKLKK
- a CDS encoding MFS transporter, with the translated sequence MNLTINRSRLFNASCFSLITTAMAFAIRAGVLTQLGKEFNLTAEQLGYVNAMAFLGFPIAMIFGGPLYNVIGPKRIVWVAFATHILGLVMTIFAGGYWTLLLSTFFVGFGNGTVEAACNPMIADMYDGNVKIKMLSRFHMWFPGGIVIGTLVSKFMTDAGLGWQLQIGAILIPAVIYAFMFLGQQFPASKVEGAASTGENLRAMVSPLYLFMLACMALTAISEFGPEQWVGPILGKAGASPMLILALVTGLMAVGRYFAGPVVHNLNPTGVLLGSAIFASLGVYLMSTATGPMVYVSAVVFAIGVCYFWPTMIGFVAEYIPRAGAFGMSIMGGMGMFASSIFQPIIGNWLDEETAAAKGRGLTGDAIELAAGQATLAHMVIFPLILILAFGGLYFFMRNRKPGHVDETVILEQPQL
- a CDS encoding Hsp70 family protein; the protein is MTTISCGIDFGTSNSSIAIDNNGEIGLVPVEQAHVTIPSAIFFRSIDNRAFYGRTAVNMFLDRQPGRFMRSLKRVLGTSLMKQGTVVNGASMNFPTIIASFIKQLKDKADAAAGQEIEQVVMGRPVHFVDNDPAADSRAQDELRAIAQRIGFKHIEFQFEPIAAAFAHEAKLTEDKLAIVVDLGGGTSDFTVIRLSKNSIHKADRSSDILASTGVRIGGNDFDKELSLAAIMPELGYRSTYGAKNLEVPLKQYHDLAEWSKVNFLYTPKLIMQTRQLLHESHDKKRYGRLLHVLEHETGHTLLAASEETKIALTDEYEHKAAFDFIEDDFSILIKRDLFEKAIEEEVEKIAASARQCLQDAGVRREAIDLVILTGGSTEVHSIQVAFRQLFPNAAIADENKLSSVGLGLAYDSQNRFGKINKSAGTAPSAIA
- a CDS encoding DUF1501 domain-containing protein, translating into MKRRHFLQHAASSLILPVLIDGFGAKAFARPSSFVQSLINLADQTDRVLVIIQLQGGNDGLNMVIPLDQMGVYTAPNFRGNIAIPEAKALRLKNFSQTGLHPAMTGMQQLFNDGKLSIIQGVSYPTPNFSHFRASDIWMTAVDSTQTAASGWAGRYLDKQYPGFPDSYPTAKMPDPPAIQIGYVTATSLLGPTDSMAIVLQDPDTFARLVGDTPKNPLASQSGYAGQQIDYIRQQQASSVSYASQIKTAAGKGKNLAAYPATNSLAAQLKIIARLMSGGLQTKVYYVTLGGFDNHANQVDATDTTTGTHANLLRTLSDAVLAFQTDLAQLKLEDRVVGMTFSEFGRRAISNGSRGTDHGTSAPMFVFGTAIKSPMVGKNPNLSDLDNNNLKMQTDFRQVYAAILTDWFGTDASTETAAILRDFPVAPVFRAPQVVTAIDPTETATRLYPNPASGEVVLESDWLMKGLKSAQVSDMQGRLMPLNPVQSTPGSVRFNVGNLPVGNYVLQVETGQGLLTKRISVVRY
- a CDS encoding DUF1800 domain-containing protein; this translates as MALLDAYTTPLTTAQVGHLLRRATFGPTPEQLKTLTGQTAAQIVTTLLADQPTPAPPLDLTTSKTFHDQPFDMANAGKLSAYVKMWWANLMLNQPVSVLEKMTLFWSNHFVTNTTTVNDYRYMYRYNALLRQFALGNFKAFAVAITQDPAMLRFLNGNQNLVGTANENYARELQELFTIGRNGGYTEDDVKAAARVLTGWVDAGYRDATNATISSSFKASRHDTTDKTFSATYQNTVIKGRSGATAGLDELNDLLDMILKNVETPRYICRKLYRWFINADIPATVETNFIQPLADLFRKNNFDIKPVMSAILQSQHFFDDALRGAIIKSPTDLVIGTFRFWGLQAPAPTQNITGFYQIGNYIHARLVEEQQDLLNPPTVFGWTAYYQTGYYQQWINSTTLGLRGYFGDSLTTNALKLNGRPVIDVLAYAKTLSNPSDAAKLVNDLTTQLLALSLDQTQKDFLTDTILLNTIPRYEWTSEWNDYISAPADTAKKQAVQLKLTAFLQYIFRMAEYQVN